From the Desulfonispora thiosulfatigenes DSM 11270 genome, one window contains:
- a CDS encoding DJ-1 family glyoxalase III produces the protein MRVIVFLADGFEEVEAITVVDYLRRMNIDVDTVAITENEKVKGAHNVVVIADKKVSDLKEIDLYDGVVIPGGMPGAANLRNHEKVIKIVKDLNDKEKLVAAICAGPIVLQKAGVITSKRVTSYPGFENVLADGIYIGENVVRDKNIITSRGPALAVEFAIEIVDYLLGDEKARDLKEDILYKQASE, from the coding sequence ATGAGAGTTATAGTGTTTTTAGCTGATGGATTTGAAGAAGTTGAGGCAATTACCGTGGTAGATTATCTTAGGAGAATGAATATAGATGTAGATACTGTAGCTATTACAGAAAATGAAAAGGTAAAAGGTGCTCATAATGTAGTTGTAATAGCGGACAAAAAGGTCTCAGATTTAAAAGAGATAGATTTATATGATGGTGTAGTTATACCAGGAGGAATGCCTGGTGCTGCAAATCTTAGGAATCATGAAAAGGTAATCAAAATTGTAAAAGATCTAAATGATAAAGAGAAACTTGTAGCCGCCATATGTGCGGGTCCTATAGTTCTACAAAAGGCAGGGGTTATTACTAGTAAGAGAGTTACATCATATCCTGGATTTGAAAATGTTTTAGCAGATGGAATTTATATAGGTGAAAATGTAGTAAGAGACAAAAATATAATAACATCAAGAGGGCCAGCATTAGCAGTAGAGTTTGCTATTGAGATAGTGGATTACCTATTAGGAGATGAAAAGGCAAGAGATTTAAAGGAAGATATATTATATAAACAGGCAAGTGAATAG
- a CDS encoding SDR family NAD(P)-dependent oxidoreductase, translating into MGRLRGKIALVTGAASGIGAACAERFAKEGATIIGTDFREDVLEETMFKINEKYSTAIAYKHDVVSKDDWTNILEEVYKRFTKIDILINNAGVGATPTPLRDLTLDEWNKVININLLGTFLGTQAIEPIMIKSGGGSIINMSSYVAIVGSGVNVYTASKGGVRSLTKASAAQLGKYNIRVNSIHPGVIETPMSAQILENQDYLKATLKEIPLSRLGKPEDIVNGMLFLASDDSSYITGNELIIDGGIISH; encoded by the coding sequence ATGGGAAGATTAAGAGGAAAAATTGCACTTGTTACTGGAGCAGCATCAGGAATAGGTGCAGCTTGTGCTGAAAGATTTGCAAAAGAAGGAGCCACTATTATAGGCACAGATTTTAGAGAAGATGTATTAGAGGAAACCATGTTTAAAATTAATGAAAAATATAGTACTGCCATAGCCTATAAGCATGATGTTGTATCTAAAGATGATTGGACTAATATTCTTGAAGAAGTATATAAAAGATTTACAAAAATAGATATTCTGATTAATAACGCAGGCGTTGGTGCCACACCTACACCTTTACGTGACTTAACCTTAGATGAATGGAACAAAGTAATAAATATCAACCTCTTGGGTACATTTTTAGGAACCCAAGCCATCGAGCCTATAATGATCAAATCTGGTGGTGGCTCAATCATAAATATGTCATCTTACGTAGCTATTGTAGGATCAGGAGTAAATGTTTACACAGCCTCTAAAGGAGGAGTTCGTAGTCTAACTAAAGCCTCCGCAGCACAATTAGGCAAATATAATATACGTGTAAATTCCATACATCCTGGCGTTATCGAAACCCCTATGTCAGCTCAAATATTAGAAAATCAAGATTATTTAAAAGCCACGCTAAAGGAAATACCTCTTTCACGTCTCGGAAAACCAGAAGATATAGTTAATGGCATGTTATTTCTAGCTTCAGATGATTCTTCTTATATAACGGGAAATGAACTAATAATTGATGGGGGCATAATTTCTCATTAA